In Caldilineales bacterium, the following proteins share a genomic window:
- a CDS encoding glycosyltransferase family 2 protein, whose amino-acid sequence MPTTAPRPIISVVAPVFNEEPILHELYHRLRETMDGIGEPWELVFVNDGSRDGSYAIMRELHDQDPRVRVVNFSRNFGHQIAITAGADYAQGDAVVIIDADLQDPPSLIADMVAKWRQGYEVVYAVRAKRHGETWFKLFTAHFFYRLIRGITGVNIPVDTGDFRLLDRKAVEALKSMREHHRFMRGMSSWVGYRQTGIEYVRAERFAGETKYPLKKMIRFALDGITSFSYLPLQLATYAGFIIAAISVLGILVTVALRLSGSQAFYGQATTLVMVLFLGGIQLISLGIIGEYLGRIYDEVKKRPLYIVSEALGFEEGSN is encoded by the coding sequence ATGCCCACCACAGCCCCCCGCCCCATCATTTCCGTCGTCGCCCCGGTTTTCAACGAAGAACCGATCCTGCACGAACTCTATCACCGGCTCCGTGAGACCATGGATGGCATCGGCGAGCCGTGGGAACTGGTCTTCGTCAACGACGGCAGCCGTGATGGCTCCTACGCCATCATGCGCGAATTGCATGACCAAGACCCGCGCGTGCGCGTCGTCAACTTCTCGCGCAATTTCGGCCATCAGATCGCCATCACCGCCGGGGCCGACTATGCCCAGGGCGATGCCGTCGTCATCATCGACGCCGACCTACAAGACCCTCCCAGCCTGATCGCCGACATGGTGGCCAAGTGGCGCCAGGGCTACGAGGTCGTCTATGCGGTGCGAGCCAAGCGCCACGGCGAAACCTGGTTCAAGCTGTTTACCGCCCATTTCTTCTACCGGCTGATCCGGGGCATCACCGGCGTCAACATCCCGGTGGACACCGGCGACTTCCGCCTGCTCGACCGCAAGGCTGTCGAGGCGCTGAAGTCGATGCGCGAGCATCATCGCTTCATGCGGGGGATGTCGTCGTGGGTTGGTTACCGGCAGACGGGGATCGAATATGTGCGGGCCGAGCGCTTTGCCGGTGAGACCAAGTATCCATTGAAGAAGATGATCCGCTTCGCCCTCGACGGCATCACTTCTTTCTCGTATCTGCCGCTGCAACTGGCCACCTATGCCGGTTTCATCATCGCCGCCATCAGCGTGCTGGGCATCCTTGTCACCGTCGCCCTGCGTCTGTCGGGCAGCCAGGCGTTCTACGGCCAGGCTACCACCCTGGTGATGGTGCTGTTTCTGGGCGGCATCCAACTCATCTCGCTCGGCATCATCGGCGAATATCTAGGCCGCATCTACGACGAGGTCAAGAAGCGACCGCTCTACATCGTCAGCGAGGCGCTAGGCTTCGAAGAAGGAAGCAACTAA
- a CDS encoding DNA-3-methyladenine glycosylase, producing MTVLPPAFYARPPVLVAPDLLGCLLVRECDGERLAGRIVEVEAYWGAKDAASHAYRGPTDRNRVMFGPAGRAYVYFIYGMHFCLNAVTGQEGEASAVLIRALEPISGIETMQKQRGQQAVRALCNGPGKLCQALAIDRALNGHDLTLGTGLWLESGSPPAEGISAGPRVGVRGDAAALAAPWRFWLAGNAHVSRV from the coding sequence ATGACCGTCTTGCCGCCTGCCTTCTATGCTCGCCCGCCCGTGCTGGTTGCTCCTGACCTTTTGGGCTGCCTGCTGGTGCGAGAATGCGATGGCGAGCGACTGGCGGGGCGCATCGTCGAGGTGGAAGCCTATTGGGGGGCCAAAGACGCCGCCTCGCACGCTTATCGCGGCCCCACCGACCGCAATCGGGTGATGTTCGGGCCGGCGGGGCGGGCCTATGTCTACTTCATCTACGGGATGCACTTCTGCCTGAACGCCGTCACCGGGCAGGAAGGGGAGGCATCGGCCGTGCTCATCCGGGCGCTGGAGCCGATCTCAGGCATCGAAACGATGCAAAAACAGCGGGGACAGCAGGCGGTGCGGGCGCTGTGCAACGGGCCGGGCAAGCTCTGCCAGGCGCTGGCCATCGACCGGGCGCTGAACGGCCACGACCTGACGTTGGGGACAGGACTCTGGCTGGAATCCGGCTCGCCGCCGGCCGAGGGCATCAGCGCCGGCCCGCGCGTGGGTGTGCGCGGGGACGCCGCCGCCCTCGCCGCCCCCTGGCGCTTCTGGTTGGCGGGGAATGCCCATGTCTCGCGGGTGTGA
- a CDS encoding MarR family transcriptional regulator, which yields MTKSTKAVLKQRALAAVRDYGVNLTLFRNAMGDWAGLNATDMECLRLLFLKRQAAPTELARHTGLTSGATTAMLDRLEKAGLIERRPNPDDRRGMLVTPAESAAAKMASWFASARNAQDELLSGYTESELALIAEVFERFAKLWDDERRKIQAGR from the coding sequence ATGACGAAATCCACAAAGGCAGTACTGAAACAGCGCGCCCTGGCGGCGGTCAGGGACTATGGCGTCAATTTGACGCTGTTCCGAAATGCCATGGGCGATTGGGCGGGCCTGAACGCCACCGATATGGAATGTCTCAGGCTACTTTTCCTGAAGCGACAGGCCGCGCCCACCGAGCTGGCCCGGCACACCGGCCTGACCTCTGGTGCGACGACCGCCATGCTCGACCGACTCGAAAAGGCGGGCCTGATCGAGCGGCGGCCCAATCCAGACGACCGCCGTGGGATGCTGGTCACCCCGGCCGAATCGGCAGCCGCGAAAATGGCCTCCTGGTTTGCCTCGGCCCGGAACGCGCAGGACGAACTGCTTTCGGGCTATACAGAAAGCGAACTGGCGCTGATTGCCGAAGTCTTTGAGCGGTTCGCAAAGCTGTGGGATGACGAGCGCAGGAAAATTCAGGCAGGCAGATAG
- a CDS encoding pyridoxamine 5'-phosphate oxidase family protein, giving the protein MSWSILEDQHPELARFGLERLHGKVAYLATTRKDGSPRVHPLTPIIGQGHLFVFMEPTSPKGHDLQRDNRYALHCAVTDSSGASGEFVVTGQAHLITDPELRALATRLSSYMPAERYILFEFEVESAASTVYPEDRPVRKFWRQTE; this is encoded by the coding sequence ATGAGTTGGAGCATTCTCGAAGACCAACATCCCGAACTGGCCAGATTTGGACTCGAACGCTTGCATGGCAAGGTCGCCTATCTGGCAACCACTCGCAAAGACGGTTCGCCACGCGTCCATCCGCTGACACCCATCATCGGGCAGGGTCATCTCTTTGTCTTTATGGAGCCAACCTCGCCCAAAGGCCACGACCTCCAGCGCGACAACCGTTACGCCCTTCATTGTGCGGTCACTGATTCGAGTGGGGCCAGTGGCGAGTTCGTCGTCACTGGCCAGGCTCACTTGATCACTGACCCCGAACTGCGCGCTTTGGCGACCAGGCTTTCGAGCTACATGCCGGCGGAGCGCTACATCCTTTTCGAATTTGAAGTCGAGAGTGCAGCCTCAACGGTCTATCCTGAGGACCGGCCTGTTCGCAAGTTCTGGAGACAAACTGAGTAG
- a CDS encoding aminotransferase class I/II-fold pyridoxal phosphate-dependent enzyme, which produces MFQEALLEEGVSILEATKMEGFTAPPPANGHSRHGSAGRLRDGLQWKIDETLERVAWAKGLEAYYYQQPVSRLEGAWVEVNGQRKLMFATYSYLGLIQHPTIEAAAMAAVERYGAGTHGVRLLGGTLDLHLELEDAISRFHGRDAAIVYSSGYVTNLATISTLIGKGDYVISDKWNHASIVDGCQLARGEFVRYRHNDMADLERRLAMAPAKAGKLVVADAVFSMDGDIFNLPDAVELCRKYDARLMVDEAHSLGVLGATGHGIEEYFNLPGAIDVKMGTLSKTIPGIGGYITGDADLILFLKHSARGFVFSAALPPAVAAACKAGFEVLEREGVERNRILQRNVEQFLCGLKALGFDTGVSVTPIVPIMTWDDDRAMLMTKYCQDHGIFVLPVLSPAVAPGESRLRANVTVAHTAADIDFALGVFEAAGKEVGVI; this is translated from the coding sequence ATGTTTCAAGAGGCACTTCTCGAGGAAGGCGTTTCCATCCTGGAAGCGACGAAAATGGAGGGCTTTACCGCACCGCCCCCTGCCAACGGCCATTCGCGCCACGGATCGGCAGGTCGGCTGCGCGATGGCCTGCAATGGAAGATCGACGAAACCCTGGAGCGTGTGGCCTGGGCCAAAGGACTGGAAGCCTATTACTACCAGCAGCCGGTGAGCCGGCTGGAGGGCGCCTGGGTCGAGGTCAACGGCCAACGCAAGCTGATGTTCGCCACCTACAGCTATCTGGGCCTGATCCAGCATCCCACCATCGAAGCGGCCGCCATGGCCGCGGTCGAACGCTACGGCGCTGGCACGCACGGCGTGCGGCTGCTGGGCGGGACGCTCGACCTGCACCTGGAACTGGAAGACGCCATCTCCCGTTTTCATGGCCGCGATGCCGCCATCGTCTACTCGTCGGGTTATGTGACCAACCTGGCCACCATCTCCACGCTCATCGGCAAGGGCGACTATGTCATTTCGGACAAGTGGAACCATGCCAGCATTGTCGATGGCTGCCAACTGGCGCGCGGCGAGTTCGTGCGTTATCGGCACAACGACATGGCCGACCTGGAACGGCGGTTGGCGATGGCGCCGGCCAAGGCCGGCAAGTTGGTGGTGGCCGACGCCGTCTTCAGCATGGACGGCGACATCTTCAACCTGCCCGACGCGGTCGAACTCTGCCGCAAGTACGACGCCCGCCTGATGGTGGATGAAGCCCACAGCCTGGGCGTGTTGGGCGCCACCGGGCACGGCATCGAGGAGTATTTCAACCTGCCGGGCGCCATCGATGTGAAGATGGGCACACTGAGTAAGACCATCCCCGGCATCGGCGGCTATATCACCGGCGATGCCGACCTGATCCTGTTCCTCAAGCACTCGGCCCGCGGTTTTGTCTTTTCGGCGGCGCTGCCGCCGGCGGTGGCTGCCGCCTGCAAGGCCGGTTTCGAGGTGCTGGAGAGGGAAGGCGTCGAGCGTAACCGCATCTTGCAGCGCAATGTCGAGCAGTTCCTGTGCGGGCTGAAGGCTCTGGGCTTCGACACCGGCGTGAGTGTGACGCCGATTGTGCCGATCATGACCTGGGACGACGACCGGGCCATGCTGATGACCAAGTATTGCCAGGATCACGGCATCTTTGTGCTGCCGGTGTTGTCGCCGGCGGTGGCGCCGGGCGAAAGCCGTCTGCGCGCCAACGTGACCGTGGCCCACACCGCCGCCGATATCGACTTCGCCCTGGGTGTGTTCGAAGCCGCAGGCAAGGAAGTTGGGGTGATCTGA
- a CDS encoding helix-turn-helix domain-containing protein, which produces MSLYVRPLLTDERTLLQTLANGDDVIRARWAQIILLSASEIGVPEIADTLELSSATVRARIKAFDERGLDALGRSLSPGRPETISPSLGDQFAALMRERQPRDFGWTDTGWTLDLLVKAATLEGWVESISREGVRLALRKSKYSYRWLKEWARGSTDETADGDVFEPET; this is translated from the coding sequence ATGTCTCTGTATGTACGCCCTCTTCTCACCGATGAACGCACACTGCTGCAAACCCTGGCCAATGGTGACGATGTCATCCGGGCGCGCTGGGCGCAGATCATCCTGCTTTCGGCCAGTGAGATCGGCGTCCCGGAGATCGCCGATACGCTCGAGTTGTCGTCGGCGACGGTGCGGGCGCGCATCAAGGCTTTCGACGAGCGCGGCCTCGATGCTCTCGGCCGTTCGTTGTCGCCTGGCCGGCCGGAAACCATTTCGCCATCGCTTGGCGACCAGTTTGCCGCCCTGATGCGTGAGCGCCAACCGCGCGATTTCGGCTGGACGGACACCGGCTGGACGCTCGATCTGCTGGTCAAGGCAGCGACGCTGGAGGGCTGGGTCGAAAGCATCAGCCGTGAGGGGGTGCGACTGGCCCTGCGCAAGAGCAAATACTCGTATCGCTGGCTGAAGGAGTGGGCGCGAGGCAGCACCGATGAGACGGCTGATGGTGATGTTTTCGAGCCGGAGACATGA
- a CDS encoding DUF1801 domain-containing protein, with the protein MKARAQELKAEARMSKNREEGEKAVFAAIAQMSEADRVMANRLHEIITESAPRLMPKTWYGMPAYANQEGKVICFFQAASKFGVRYATFGFQPDANLDDGNMWAASYALIRLTAAEEEHLRSLVVKAVS; encoded by the coding sequence ATGAAGGCTCGCGCCCAGGAGTTAAAGGCCGAAGCGCGCATGAGCAAAAACAGGGAGGAAGGCGAAAAAGCGGTCTTCGCCGCAATTGCCCAGATGAGCGAAGCGGACCGCGTGATGGCCAACCGGCTGCACGAGATCATCACCGAGAGTGCACCGCGACTCATGCCAAAAACCTGGTATGGCATGCCAGCCTACGCCAACCAGGAGGGCAAGGTGATCTGCTTCTTCCAGGCGGCCAGCAAGTTCGGCGTCCGCTACGCTACGTTCGGCTTCCAACCGGATGCGAATCTCGACGATGGCAACATGTGGGCGGCCAGCTATGCCCTGATCCGCTTGACCGCCGCCGAAGAAGAGCATCTCCGCTCTCTGGTTGTCAAAGCCGTCAGCTGA
- a CDS encoding glycerol-3-phosphate dehydrogenase/oxidase, with the protein MMPATSVHPWPHGWRQAAWAALKSPWDMIVIGGGVTGAGILALAAGMGLRVLLLEQDDFAAGASSRSSKLVHGGLRYLKHMQLKLTRASVQERQHLLQAAPGLVAPMNFIYPVFEGDKPGAWLLEFGLGVYTHLAADTGGYRELTPVDMLMLAPGLRQRDLQNGYLYADAQTDDARLVLRLLHDALAANPGRAVALNYARVTGLLRAGDKVAGVQVRDQITGADHEALAGVVINATGAWADRLRRQTGAAARLRPLRGSHLFFSPGRFPVYQAIAMLHPDDGRPVFAYPWEGVTLLGTTDVDHKADLGDEPAISTAEAAYLLRVAQHHFPDLGLSRKDVISTQAGIRPVVDSGKSDPSAEARDHVTWLEDGLLTVTGGKLTTFRLLAVDALRAAHEANPALPRPDARLSLLASLPTTQPLPGVERRLAARMWGRYGAAAPQMAGETGETWAAIPGTPYHWAELAWSAQNEAVVHLDDLLLRRFRLGILLTDGGHSLLARLRPHLDWGDEHWAVEVERYLQIWQQAHGLPDD; encoded by the coding sequence ATGATGCCAGCAACCTCTGTTCATCCGTGGCCGCATGGCTGGCGCCAGGCGGCGTGGGCGGCCCTGAAGTCGCCGTGGGATATGATCGTCATCGGCGGCGGCGTCACCGGGGCCGGCATCCTGGCCCTGGCTGCGGGCATGGGCCTGCGCGTGCTCCTGCTCGAACAGGATGATTTCGCCGCCGGCGCTTCCAGCCGCTCGTCCAAATTGGTGCATGGCGGGCTGCGCTATCTCAAGCACATGCAGCTCAAGCTGACGCGCGCCAGCGTGCAAGAGCGCCAGCACCTGCTGCAAGCGGCGCCGGGCCTGGTGGCGCCGATGAACTTCATCTACCCGGTCTTCGAGGGCGACAAACCCGGCGCCTGGCTGCTCGAATTCGGGTTGGGCGTCTACACCCATCTGGCTGCGGATACAGGCGGCTACCGGGAATTGACGCCGGTGGACATGCTCATGCTGGCGCCCGGTCTGCGCCAGCGCGACCTGCAGAACGGCTATCTCTATGCCGACGCCCAGACCGATGACGCCCGCCTGGTGCTCCGCTTGCTGCACGACGCTCTGGCCGCCAACCCCGGCCGAGCCGTCGCCCTCAACTATGCCCGTGTGACCGGCCTGTTGCGCGCCGGCGACAAAGTGGCCGGCGTGCAGGTGCGCGACCAGATCACCGGCGCCGACCACGAAGCCCTGGCCGGCGTGGTCATCAACGCCACCGGCGCCTGGGCCGACCGGCTACGGCGCCAGACAGGCGCGGCCGCCCGGCTCCGCCCACTGCGCGGCAGCCATCTTTTCTTCTCGCCCGGCCGTTTCCCCGTCTACCAGGCCATCGCCATGCTCCACCCCGACGACGGCCGCCCGGTCTTTGCCTATCCCTGGGAGGGTGTGACGCTGCTGGGCACCACCGATGTCGATCACAAGGCCGACCTCGGTGATGAACCGGCCATCTCGACCGCCGAGGCCGCCTATCTGCTGCGCGTGGCCCAACACCATTTCCCCGACCTGGGACTGAGCCGCAAAGACGTGATCAGCACGCAGGCCGGCATCCGCCCGGTGGTGGATAGCGGCAAGTCCGACCCTTCGGCCGAGGCTCGCGACCATGTGACCTGGCTGGAAGATGGCTTGCTGACCGTGACCGGCGGCAAGTTGACGACCTTCCGGCTGTTGGCGGTGGATGCCCTGCGCGCCGCCCACGAGGCCAACCCCGCCCTACCCAGGCCCGACGCCCGGCTGTCGCTGCTGGCCTCGTTGCCCACCACACAACCGCTGCCCGGCGTCGAACGTCGTCTGGCCGCGCGTATGTGGGGGCGCTACGGCGCCGCCGCCCCGCAGATGGCCGGCGAAACCGGGGAGACGTGGGCGGCCATCCCCGGAACCCCCTACCACTGGGCCGAGCTGGCCTGGTCGGCGCAAAACGAGGCCGTCGTTCATCTCGACGATCTGTTGTTACGCCGTTTTCGTCTTGGCATCCTCCTGACCGATGGCGGCCACTCCTTGCTCGCACGGCTGCGTCCGCATCTGGATTGGGGCGACGAGCACTGGGCGGTGGAGGTCGAACGCTATCTGCAAATCTGGCAGCAGGCGCACGGCCTGCCGGATGATTAG
- a CDS encoding ATP-binding protein, with product MNNFHSEALLYYRRWLTPQLQAACEAHPVVVLTGARQVGKSTLLRRAEPFSGWRYHTMDDFDALRQVRENPASLWAGAHEVILDEVQKAPELLPAIKRAVDENPGRYRFILSGSANLLLMGKVSESLAGRAVYLTLDPLTLGEINMQQPPALLADILAGRWPEEAILAELPSDPLPLMLRGFMPALLSLTAQADYLRWWEGYVATYLERDLRQMSQIESLVDFRRVMVLLALRAGQLLNQSDLARDASLAQPTIHRYLNLLEATHLFERVPTYAGSHTTRLLKSPRVFWADVGLAVFLAGYYHLDELTRARELGAFFETLIYQHLRVSCGLLMPRGRLHFWRTQTGDEVDFVVEHGRRLVGIEVKMTDAPGYRHAAGLSKFLGHHPEAVGGVLLHGGREIRRLDERIVAIPWPLLTG from the coding sequence ATGAATAACTTTCATTCAGAGGCATTGCTATATTATCGTCGATGGCTGACGCCTCAGCTACAGGCTGCGTGCGAGGCGCACCCTGTTGTGGTGCTGACAGGGGCGCGGCAGGTTGGCAAAAGCACTCTGCTCAGGAGAGCGGAGCCGTTCAGTGGCTGGCGCTATCACACCATGGACGACTTCGACGCGCTACGGCAAGTGCGAGAGAATCCTGCCAGCCTGTGGGCGGGCGCGCACGAGGTCATCCTCGATGAAGTGCAGAAAGCGCCCGAACTGCTACCGGCAATCAAGCGCGCGGTAGATGAGAATCCGGGTCGCTATCGGTTCATCCTATCCGGGTCGGCCAACCTGCTGCTGATGGGGAAGGTGAGCGAGAGCCTGGCTGGGCGCGCCGTCTATCTGACGCTCGACCCTCTGACATTGGGCGAGATCAACATGCAACAGCCACCGGCGCTTCTGGCGGATATTCTGGCCGGTCGCTGGCCCGAAGAGGCTATACTGGCAGAATTACCCTCTGATCCCTTGCCGCTCATGCTGCGCGGCTTCATGCCTGCCTTGTTGAGCCTGACCGCTCAGGCGGATTATCTGCGCTGGTGGGAAGGCTATGTGGCCACCTATCTTGAGCGCGACCTGCGTCAGATGTCGCAGATCGAATCGCTGGTAGACTTTCGTCGGGTCATGGTGTTATTGGCGTTGCGAGCCGGGCAGTTGCTCAACCAATCGGATTTGGCGCGCGACGCCAGTCTCGCGCAACCAACGATTCATCGCTATCTGAACTTGCTGGAGGCCACACACCTGTTCGAGCGTGTGCCGACGTATGCGGGCAGCCATACAACCAGGCTGCTGAAATCACCGCGCGTTTTTTGGGCGGATGTGGGTCTGGCGGTCTTCCTGGCAGGCTATTACCACCTCGATGAGCTGACTCGCGCCCGCGAGTTGGGCGCCTTCTTCGAGACTCTGATTTACCAACATTTGCGTGTAAGTTGCGGTTTGCTGATGCCTCGCGGCCGGCTGCACTTCTGGCGGACGCAGACCGGCGACGAAGTAGATTTCGTGGTCGAGCATGGCCGCCGCCTGGTGGGTATCGAGGTCAAGATGACCGATGCCCCCGGCTACCGGCACGCGGCAGGGTTGAGCAAATTCCTGGGCCATCACCCTGAAGCGGTCGGCGGCGTTTTGTTGCACGGCGGGCGTGAGATCCGGCGTTTGGATGAGCGAATCGTGGCCATCCCCTGGCCGTTGCTGACTGGATGA
- a CDS encoding MoaD/ThiS family protein — translation MSPAPTLTVTVRAGEPLWRAFGQHRISLDLPAPATLADLLAALAATYPDFGSRYRGDDLGHRHPYRLFVNHRQIADEEMARHPLHDGDLVHIVIPVSGGRG, via the coding sequence ATGTCGCCGGCGCCGACCCTCACCGTCACCGTGCGCGCGGGCGAGCCGCTGTGGCGGGCCTTTGGGCAACACCGGATCAGTCTCGACCTGCCCGCCCCCGCCACCCTCGCCGATCTGTTGGCTGCCCTGGCCGCGACCTATCCCGATTTTGGCAGCCGCTACCGGGGCGACGACCTGGGCCATCGCCATCCCTACCGGCTGTTCGTCAACCACCGCCAGATTGCGGACGAGGAGATGGCCCGGCATCCGCTGCACGATGGCGACCTGGTGCACATCGTCATCCCGGTTTCAGGAGGCCGGGGATGA
- a CDS encoding FAD-binding oxidoreductase gives MKRWNGWGDEQVEHPLPPAAAGFLADAIGPPQARATVPLVVALATVPPGRLPSLLSDHPLLDTGNEDRLRHARGQSLPDWVALRYGAIDRYPDAVAYPADEEQVGQLITLAQQTGARLIPYGGGSSVVGHINPPPGDEPVLTVDMGRLSRLIDLNESDRLATFGAGVTGPHLEAQLRAHGLTLGHFPQSFEFSTLGGWIATQSSGQQSLYYGRIADLFAGGRVIAPTGVLDLPPFPASAAGPDLRQLVLGSEGRLGIITRAAVRIRPAPVREDFHAIFFPTWAQALAATRDLAQAQPGLAMLRASDPVETATTLLLAGHERAIGMVELLLKSRGVGDGKCMLLFGVSGDDETVQRLRHAALGLTAHHAGVHLGRRMGSEWRKSRFRTPYLRNTLWDYGYAVDTLETALPWSQIEDAQPAVLAALRTGLAASGERVHAFSHLSHFYPSGASLYITYLFRLAPTARETLARWQTLKHAASQEIVRRGGTISHQHGVGVDHLPYLAAEKGELGLTMLSNLARTLDPDGIMNPGKLVAG, from the coding sequence ATGAAACGTTGGAATGGTTGGGGCGACGAGCAAGTGGAGCATCCCCTCCCGCCTGCCGCCGCCGGTTTTCTGGCCGATGCCATCGGCCCACCCCAGGCCCGCGCCACCGTCCCCCTGGTGGTTGCCCTGGCGACAGTCCCGCCCGGTCGCCTGCCTTCCTTGCTGTCCGACCACCCCCTGCTCGACACCGGCAACGAAGACCGGTTGCGGCATGCGCGCGGGCAATCGCTGCCCGACTGGGTGGCCCTGCGCTACGGCGCCATCGACCGCTACCCCGACGCCGTCGCCTACCCCGCCGACGAAGAACAGGTGGGGCAACTCATCACCCTGGCCCAACAGACCGGCGCCCGGCTCATCCCCTATGGCGGGGGCAGCAGCGTGGTCGGCCACATCAACCCGCCGCCGGGCGATGAGCCTGTGCTGACGGTGGACATGGGCCGCCTCTCCCGGCTCATCGACCTGAACGAGAGCGACCGCCTCGCCACCTTCGGCGCCGGCGTCACCGGCCCCCATCTAGAGGCGCAGTTGCGGGCGCACGGCCTCACCCTGGGCCATTTCCCGCAATCGTTCGAGTTCTCGACCCTGGGCGGATGGATCGCCACCCAATCCAGCGGGCAGCAGTCGCTCTACTACGGTCGCATCGCCGACTTGTTTGCGGGCGGGCGTGTGATCGCCCCCACCGGCGTGCTCGACTTGCCGCCCTTCCCTGCCAGCGCCGCCGGCCCCGACCTGCGCCAACTCGTCCTCGGCAGCGAGGGCCGGCTCGGCATCATCACCCGCGCCGCTGTCCGCATCCGCCCGGCGCCGGTGCGCGAGGATTTCCACGCCATCTTCTTCCCCACCTGGGCGCAAGCTCTGGCCGCCACCCGCGATCTGGCGCAGGCGCAGCCAGGGCTGGCGATGCTACGGGCCAGCGACCCGGTCGAAACGGCGACAACCTTGCTCCTGGCCGGACACGAACGCGCCATCGGCATGGTGGAGCTGTTGCTGAAAAGCCGTGGCGTTGGCGACGGCAAATGTATGTTGCTCTTTGGCGTCAGCGGCGACGACGAGACCGTGCAACGGCTTCGTCACGCCGCCCTCGGCCTCACCGCCCATCATGCCGGGGTGCATCTGGGCCGGCGGATGGGCAGCGAGTGGCGCAAAAGCCGCTTCCGCACCCCCTATCTGCGCAACACCCTGTGGGACTACGGCTATGCCGTCGATACCTTGGAGACGGCCCTCCCCTGGTCACAGATCGAGGACGCGCAGCCAGCGGTGCTGGCGGCCCTGCGCACGGGTTTGGCCGCGAGTGGCGAACGCGTCCATGCCTTCAGCCATCTTTCGCACTTCTACCCCTCCGGCGCCAGCCTCTACATCACCTACCTCTTTCGCCTGGCCCCCACCGCCCGCGAAACCCTGGCCCGCTGGCAGACCCTGAAACACGCCGCCAGCCAGGAAATCGTCCGGCGCGGCGGCACCATCAGTCACCAGCACGGTGTTGGCGTCGATCACCTGCCCTATCTGGCCGCGGAAAAGGGTGAACTGGGCCTGACCATGCTATCGAACCTGGCGCGCACCCTCGACCCGGATGGCATCATGAATCCTGGGAAGTTAGTGGCCGGGTAG
- the queA gene encoding tRNA preQ1(34) S-adenosylmethionine ribosyltransferase-isomerase QueA, translating to MKTADFDYHLPQHLIAQTPIEPRDHARLLVLDRAGGEIEHRHVFDLPDYLRPGDLLVLNDTRVIPARLLGRKETGGQVEILLLKRQEDGSWQALVRGKHLTPGKRILVGDPSGPHSQAIILAEEDGPIRAVAFDPPIDELLDQLGQTPLPPYIHTPLADPDRYQTIFARHDGSAAAPTASLHFTPNLLLRLRERGVGFAFVTLHISLDTFLPVSEDNPSQHVIHREWLRVGAEAARAINETRLAGGRIIAAGTTSVRALETAAKIALGLQPCDPAPDDLACGWQTVAAWTGETDLFLLPGHRFRAVDALLTNFHLPRSTLLMLVSAFAGQELIARAYAEAIARHYRFFSFGDAMLIL from the coding sequence GTGAAGACCGCTGACTTCGATTACCACCTCCCCCAACACCTGATCGCCCAGACGCCCATCGAGCCGCGCGACCATGCCCGCCTGCTCGTGCTCGACCGGGCCGGCGGCGAAATCGAACACCGGCATGTCTTCGATCTGCCCGACTATCTGCGCCCCGGCGACCTGCTCGTGCTCAACGATACGCGCGTCATCCCAGCCCGGCTGCTGGGGCGCAAAGAGACGGGCGGGCAGGTCGAAATCCTGCTCCTCAAACGACAGGAAGATGGCAGCTGGCAGGCGCTGGTGCGCGGCAAACATCTGACGCCCGGCAAACGCATCCTGGTCGGCGACCCCAGCGGGCCGCACAGCCAGGCTATCATCCTCGCCGAGGAAGATGGCCCCATCCGCGCCGTTGCCTTCGATCCCCCCATCGACGAGCTCCTCGACCAGCTCGGCCAGACGCCCCTCCCGCCCTACATCCACACCCCCCTGGCCGACCCCGACCGCTACCAGACCATCTTCGCCCGGCATGATGGCTCCGCCGCCGCCCCCACCGCCAGCCTGCACTTCACCCCCAACTTGCTGCTACGACTGCGCGAGCGTGGCGTCGGTTTTGCCTTCGTCACCCTGCATATCAGTCTGGATACTTTCCTCCCAGTAAGCGAAGACAACCCTAGCCAGCATGTCATCCATCGCGAATGGCTCCGGGTTGGCGCCGAAGCCGCACGCGCCATCAACGAGACGCGGCTGGCAGGCGGGCGCATCATCGCCGCCGGCACCACCAGCGTGCGCGCCCTCGAGACCGCCGCCAAGATCGCCCTGGGTCTGCAACCGTGCGACCCGGCCCCAGACGACCTGGCCTGCGGCTGGCAGACCGTGGCCGCCTGGACGGGGGAAACCGACCTCTTTCTGCTCCCCGGCCATCGTTTTCGGGCAGTCGATGCCCTACTCACCAACTTCCACCTTCCGCGCTCGACGCTGCTGATGCTGGTTTCGGCCTTTGCCGGCCAGGAACTCATCGCCCGCGCCTATGCCGAAGCTATCGCCCGTCACTACCGTTTCTTCTCCTTCGGCGACGCCATGCTCATCCTCTGA